One window of Perca flavescens isolate YP-PL-M2 chromosome 6, PFLA_1.0, whole genome shotgun sequence genomic DNA carries:
- the LOC114556491 gene encoding uncharacterized protein LOC114556491 encodes MGFRSKDHVRLITDAVPSVHSMESSPPPESGAGKTGRPSASTCRNSKHQKRALSRILAESAASNEGIDAPSTVDFEETEGFSLQDPGPLVLHCGSQCNIKCLQRSSAVQVKAEMVSVGTQTEQQISTPLPSSVQSEDESSSDVMTHSDLSWIPDEEMSSESSDEENSEEPIQESLNDPNVADKFIVCLSQLMCLFTICSVCCGETQGQIEYQEGTYIKIKQVREYF; translated from the exons ATGGGATTTCGGAGTAAGGACCATGTGAGGCTGATTACTGATGCTGTTCCCTCGGTGCACTCGATGGAATCAAGTCCACCACCTGAATCTGGCGCGGGCAAGACTGGAAGACCAAGTGCTAGCACTTGCAGAAATTCTAAGCACCAAAAAAGAGCTCTTAGCAGA attttggcAGAGAGTGCAGCCAGTAATGAAGGGATAGATGCACCTAGCACTGTAGATTTTGAAGAGACAGAGGGCTTCTCTCTACAGGATCCTGGACCATTAGTGCTTCATTGTGGGTCACAGTGCAACATCAAATGTCTGCAACGCTCATCAG CTGTTCAGGTAAAGGCTGAAATGGTTAGTGTGGGGACTCAGACTGAGCAACAAATATCAACTCCACTGCCCAGTTCTGTCCAAAGTGAGGATGAATCATCCTCTGATGTCATGACCCATTCTGATCTGTCATGGATCCCAGACGAGGAGATGAGTAGTGAGTCATCTGATGAGGAGAATTCAGAAGAGCCAATACAGGAATCTCTCAATGACCCCAA tgtggctgACAAGTTCATTGTTTGCCTAAGCCAGCTTATGTGTCTGTTCACCATTTGCTCGGTCTGTTGTGGGGAAACCCAGGGACAAATAGAGTACCAGGAAGGGACTTACATAAAAATCAAGCAGGTAAGAGAATATTTTTGA